In Ferrigenium kumadai, the DNA window GGCCCATTTCCTTGGCCAGCGTGAGAATGGAGTCGCGCGTGATGCCTTCCAGGCAGGAAGTCAGGTCGGGGGTGTAGAGCTTGCCCTTCTTCACGATGAAGATGTTCTCACCCGCGCCCTCGGCCACGTAGCCGTCCACGTCCAGCAACAGTGCCTCGTCGTAGCCGTCATGCGCCACTTCCTGGTGCGCCAGGATGGAGTTGGTGTAGGTGCCCACCGATTTCGAGCGGCACATGTTGATGTTCACGTGATGGCGGGTGAAGCTCGAGGTCTTCACGCGGATGCCCTTCGCCATGCCTTCCTCGCCCAGATATGCGCCCCACGGCCACGCAGCCACGGCAACGTGTGTGCTGATGGCAGTGGCTGCGATGCCCATCGCTTCGGAACCGTAGAACACGATCGGGCGGATGTAGCAGGACTCCAGCTTGTTGGCGCGAACCACTTCGCGTTGCGCTTCCATCAGCGTTTCCTTGTCGAACGGCATCTTCATCTTGAAGATGTAAGCCGAATTGAACAGGCGGTCGGTGTGCTCGCGCAGACGGAAGATGGCCGTACCCTTGGCTGCCTTGTAGGCGCGCACGCCCTCGAACACGCCCATGCCGTAGTGCAGGGTGTGGGTCAGCACATGGGTGGTCGCGTCGCGCCAGGGCACGAGCTTGCCGTCATACCAGATAAAACCGTCGCGGTCGGACATCGACATAATGGAATTCCTTTGATGGGTCGGTTGCAAAAAGCAAATTCTAGCCTTTTCCGGCAGGTTTATGAAGCACGAAGCCAAAATTACCTAACATGCCTGATGTTTTAATGGTGAACGGTTCGGGTATGATTGAGCGCGATTAATCCCTGCGGAAGGATGCCAGACAAATGGTGGCGTTTCTGACCACTCCCGAAGAGCCGATGGATACACAGGAAGACAGGTTGCGCAAGCACCTGCTGGTGTTCGCCTGCGGATTCATGAATTTTGCGGTGGTACTGTGGCTCGCCATCTATTGGCTGATGGGGCTGCATTTTTCTACCAATGTGCCTTTGGGGTACCAGCTTGTCTCGGTAACTTCGCTGGTTTATTACCTCTGGACAAAGCGGTTCGAGGTGTTTCGCTTCATCCAGCTCAGCCTGTTCCTGTTCACACCTTTCGTGATGCAATGGAGCATCGGCAGCGCCGTCACTGCCAGCGGGGTGATGCTCTGGGCGCTGCTGGCGCCTATCAGTGCGCTGGTGGTGTCCGGCTGGCGTGATTCCATTCCCTGGTTTGTTGCCTACATCGTGATGACGGTGATCTCCGGCTTCTTCGATTTCTATCTCGCGACCGGAGGCAATGCGGGTGTGCCGATGAAGACCATCGGCTTATTCTTCGCGCTCAATTTCGCCGCGATGTCCTCCATTATCTACTTCCTGGTGCGTTACTTCGTCCTCGAGATGGACAAGATCAAGATGCAGCTTGACCTCCAGCACCAGTTGCTGGCTGAAGAACAAAAGAAGTCGGAGCGTGTGCTGCTCAATGTGCTGCCGAGTAGCATCGCGCAACGGTTGAAGGACCATC includes these proteins:
- a CDS encoding branched-chain amino acid transaminase, which translates into the protein MSMSDRDGFIWYDGKLVPWRDATTHVLTHTLHYGMGVFEGVRAYKAAKGTAIFRLREHTDRLFNSAYIFKMKMPFDKETLMEAQREVVRANKLESCYIRPIVFYGSEAMGIAATAISTHVAVAAWPWGAYLGEEGMAKGIRVKTSSFTRHHVNINMCRSKSVGTYTNSILAHQEVAHDGYDEALLLDVDGYVAEGAGENIFIVKKGKLYTPDLTSCLEGITRDSILTLAKEMGLEVIEKRITRDEVYCADEAFFTGTAAEVTPIRELDTRVIGSGSRGPITTKLQQAFFDCVAGKHPQHADWLDYV
- a CDS encoding adenylate/guanylate cyclase domain-containing protein, with the translated sequence MVAFLTTPEEPMDTQEDRLRKHLLVFACGFMNFAVVLWLAIYWLMGLHFSTNVPLGYQLVSVTSLVYYLWTKRFEVFRFIQLSLFLFTPFVMQWSIGSAVTASGVMLWALLAPISALVVSGWRDSIPWFVAYIVMTVISGFFDFYLATGGNAGVPMKTIGLFFALNFAAMSSIIYFLVRYFVLEMDKIKMQLDLQHQLLAEEQKKSERVLLNVLPSSIAQRLKDHQGAIADGHADVTVMFADLVNFTQLTESLSPEQMVSLLNTIFSGFDGLSEKHGVEKIKTIGDAYMVVGGLNHEGTDYTRDIADLALEMRQYVNTHPELARFKLGIHIGIATGPVVAGVIGTKRFIYDLWGDTVNIASRLTDEAVRDVIQVDRTTYNRIRHDYAFEPPATIFVKGKGEMVMYRLNGYASQEASTTV